ACAAGCAATGAAAACCGTTAACAATCTCATCAGCAACCTCAGCCAAAAGCACTGTCACTTCGAAGCTTGTATATGACGCTGACACCGAAACAACTCAATCAAGGGATCACCAAGAGAACACAGGCAGTGCAAAACCATCAACAATCTCTTCAGCAACCTCTGCAATAGCTGATAAAGCCATATCAGCCAAAAACACCGTCTCTTCCAAGCTCGGATACGGTGTCAACAACACCGAAACAACTCAAGCAAGCCATCAAGAGAACACAACCATCAACAATCTCTTTAGCAACAGCTTGCAATAGCTGATAAAGCCGTGTCAGCAAAAAACACCGTAGCTTCCAAGCTCGGATATGGCAACAACactgaaacaaaaacaactcaAACCACTCAATCAGCAACCTCTGCAATAGCTGATAAAGCTTTCTCAGCCAAAAACACCGTAGCTTCGAAGCTTGGTTTTGGCGCACAGCACCAACAACACCACAAGAGAAGAGAACTGACCATGCTGCTGCTCCTACAGAATATGGAAAAAGTGTTGCTCAGTCTCTGACAGAGAAACTAGCTCCAGTTTCTGGAAAAGTTGCTGGTGTAGGAAGTGGTGTGAAGTCCAAAGTTTCTGGAACTCAAACTAGTAGTGTGGGTGTGGAACAGGACAAGGGGGTTTCTGTGAAGGACTATTTGGTGGACAAACTGAGGCCTGGTGATGAAGACAGGGCTCTCTCTGAAGTGATATCAGAGACTCTGCACAAGAAGGAACTGCCCCCAGTGGAAGTTACTGAAGAAGGTGTGAGAAAGGTGGTTTCTGATGCTGTGCATAAGAGAGAGGATGATCCTGAGAGAAGAATGGAACATCAAAGAATACTGGGAAAGGTAACTGAGTCAGAGGAAGTGAAGGGAAGGTTAGGAGGTGAAAGTGTGGTGACAGAGAAAAAGTACCAAGAGATGTATGTGAATAGTCCGGGGAAAGGTGTGGTTGATAAGCTTAAAGGTATGGTTGGGACATGGTTTACCAACCCAGCAGAGAATCAATCTTCACAAGGTAAATAACAATGAATAGTAGCTCTAGTTGTCTCTATGAGGTTTCTCTAGTTTGATCAATGCTTTTTGcaaattttacttatttctaAATTAGTTGATTATATTGTTTTACCATACTTCTCTGACTAATTCTTTTGTTACTCTTCACATTCTTCTTGTTTTGCAGTTAGACAAACATATTTTCTAtcgatattaaaatttattttctctctgtTTGTCTATTATATTTGTCTTGTGACAGTTTTTCGATTTTCTTATCTTGGAAGAAGTGTTTTGAGAAACAAACGAAATTATGATTATGTATGTTTCTGTTAGTCTTAAGACTTGATTCCAAGATGAATCGCAGTTATTTGTTTACTTGTTTTGGTCATGCttacatatttttctatatgttttttttttttttcattttgtaagaactgtttaaaaaaaagtggagtATTTTTTATCCTAGTGGTTTTAGACTTCAGTCCAAGAtgagttacaattttttttttttttactttattttgggTATGCTATTTTTTACTTAGGCAAAGTGCcacattaattttgaatttgtggTTTGCATGGGTCGAAGATTCATCTATGAATTATGAGGCAGGAAGGGCAGAAGTGGAACAAGTTAACCAAGGTGCAGCAGGTGAAAGAAGGCAGCAGGAGTCATATAATTGAAGAAGTGCTTTGAAGGAGTCTTTGCTTTGGGTGATTGTGTAGATTTTCTTAAAAGCTGTTTCAATATCTGTGTGTCTAGTTCTTTGTTGGAAGAAAGTTAGGATGTTCAAGTCACagtttatttgtgttttttttaatgtttatgtaaATATCCAATTTTATTCgggtttatttttatgttttatataaaaatatttaaaatatttttgagaaaaagaaaagagaaaaattatagaAGATTTGACAGTTACAAGAAGACTTGGCATCAGAAAACTGGAGTAATGGTGAttcaattgagaaaaaaaatattactaaaagataagatcatttaaaatatttttgagaaaaagaaaaaaagaaaaattatagaagattcttataaataaaaataattaaaatattttggagagagaaaaaagaaaaaccatagAAGATCTGAAAGTTACAAAATTGATCATCAGAAAACTGGAGTAATGGTGATTCaattgagcaaaaaaaaaaatattagtaaaagaTAACGTCATTGAAGTTGTAAGTCTAAAGACAAGGAGATCGTGGTATAATGGAATCCTAAGTTGTTGTTggattttaaaagaagagaCGCACTAGCATACAAGGAGGGGGACggagaaaaaaaggagaattcTGTGAAGGAAAACCCATAGAAAGATTGTTTTTTCGCAATTTTTTCAATGGATGATTATGATGCTATAAGTTCAGGTCGTTGTTCTTTTTGCGCTCTATAAGATcaggtttgtttgtttgttttttttcttttctcttgttcatttgttgttatgtttggctttttttatttaatttttggtttcaTGAATTCGTGTATGTATGCTAtccaaatgtttgttttttgaataaaataagtatatacATTTCGACCGCATGTTTACCTTCATATTGTGGGTTAAAAAGCATATTTTTTACCTGCTTATTGTTCCTGATAAATTTCCGTATATAAAACAGTAAGATCAAGTGTCGAGTTTACAAGGACTTTAACTGTACCCTGAGTTTGTATATGTTCAATTTTAagtaatcaataaattaaaattgatatttgtcAAATAATGATACGgaatataaaatttgacataaatGAAGATAATTAAGCATAATACATTAAAGAGATAGAATACAAACACTCAGGAGTGGGTTGTCAATTGAAGTAGGATTACAGAATATGTTGAGACTCAACCTATCAAAACTACTCTTGATGCAACATTAAGGGTTTTTTACTACGTTATTTTGATTATTACCTTCATCCACTAACATACCCTAATCATGATTTCTCATGTGAAAGAGTTTAAATTACCTAATTTCACTCCTAATCCCTTAAGAgctatatcaaataattttctttaagaataaagatgtatAATAAATAAGGCAAAATAATATCATTCTATTCCTAGACACTAATTACCTAGATGTTCATAGGAAataaacattttccaatgcataAACCCTATAACACTACATGAGAATAGGTAATAAAGCTATAAACATGATATTAAGCACAGAAAagacaataatattaaataacattaaataaatagttagaatcattacatcaagagtgtttGATAGTTGAACTCCCAACAATGGAtgatttagcctctcattgtcatgagagggttactaatacaaaaagaaagcaagaggtgtgaaagaaaatggaggaaaggGTCCCAAGTGAATggattttctctcttctctcgtGTCTTAGCTTCTCAATTTTCGTCCCCCTAAAGAATTgcttaatttttccttttttttttcctttaaaatgaAGCACAATCATGTTTTGTGATATTGATCGTGTGCTAAGCCAGCATGTGCTCGCACGAAGTGCACATGCAAAGTCCATCTGACATAAGTGAATGTGCGTTAAGCCGCAAGGTGCAGGCTAAACCGCAGATGTGTACTAAGCCGTAGATGCGCACTAAGTCATCGTATGCGCGCTAAGCTTGACCTCCAAGTTGGCTCCTCGCGTTGAGCGGTTGTTGACGCGCTGGGTGAGCTGCTCCAGTTCTTCAACCATATTACAAACCTCCTACTATgtaattctataaaaaaaaatacactaaaaaatactataaatttgATAGCTTTAGCATTTATTGGACAAAAACTCAAAAGAAGTTAAATTTCTAATGTTCTAACACAAAATAAGCaataaaagagaggaaaattgGATAATTGCTATGtgatttaaacatatttaaattacataagCATATCAATTAACAGATTATACGTgggaaaaagtttttttaaaataaaaacaatgttgTATTGCccatttcttctctctcttatcTATCTCTTCATCACCCTTCATCTTCCTCATATCCCACTACTGTGCCACTGATGGTGTTTCATTTTTCCCCCGGTGGTTGGactaaatgaaaacaaaatagatGAAAGAATAGATATGAACCAACAAAATCTTAATATCAAAACATTAAACCACAAAATCGAGAAAAGAACAACTGTTTGGTTGGCTTCACTAGGTTTAATGGCTGGATTCACATTTGGATTTCATGTGGGATTTCACAATGAGGTTTGTCGTGAGTTGGGGCTCATTGGGTTTTGCAGCGGTGGTGGCAGTGGAGATCACAGTCGTTGGGTTTTATGACCGGTTGCGATTGAGATCATAGTTGGGTTCCTACCAATATTTCTACACTatgaataaagataaagaaatttCTACACTatgaatatttgaaattaattaagattagcTAAATTCATCTAAATAACAAtatgcataaagataaagaaaattaaggaaggaaataaaagaaaaaattaagggaaaattttttgtttgagaaTTTTAACAAACACTTGTGTATGCAAAGTAAATTGAGATTAAATCAATGAAAAAATTGTTCGGGTTTAATTTTATTGGAGTTCCTATCACGTAATCGCTacacatttatatttaataaagattatattatcataaacCTACCATATTGTCTTAACTTTAATTTCTTAAGTGAAGAGAGCTAAATCTCTTGATTAAACTATCAATCCTTTGGATTAACATAATCAAACAATTTGCATTAAGACAAAGTGTTTATTGATGCTCAACTATCCCTAGACATAAAAATTATTGGGTGTTCTATCCAATTCGCAACTTAATGGAATTTTTCTATTACAATTGAATGAAAAATCATGCAAACAGGTGCAATCCAAAAACACATATTAGGCATAAAAGAGAAACAATTACAatgttttattgaataaaaaaaagtagctATTACATGGAAGAAGAAACAATTACATTAAACTCTAAGAGAAGATTAGTtcatgacaataaaaaaacatgagatATACATCACATAAATGTCCTAAAATgacacaaaaattaaagaatacatGATAATTATCGGTCATCCAAAATTAACTTAGGATAAGAAAAagtaacatattaaaattttataggaacgaaaatgatatattttagtctatttttttttaatgcttgaAATAACTCTCAACATTTGTTGTCAGTCATAAAAAACTTTGACATGGATTTGATGGAGTGGCCTATGGTTCCTGTTGAAAAAGTGGGGCCTTGATATGGATTTGGTGGAGTTGTCTATGGTTTGTTagaagatatttttttcttttattttattttgaataataaaaatttgttaatttaaaattaattataatttcaaattgcATGTAATAGAAGCCTTGAATTTAATAATGCAAGACTTTTTGTTGTTTACTTAACACACGTGTAATGAAAggattgatttaattaatgGTTAAATTTGAAGACTCATtattaaaccaaattttattaCCTTTATTGTAaactattaatgttttttttataaaaatattaatatttacttaaaataaaattttcattaatttaagcAATTCTATAAGTtaaactaagaaaataaaatgtttcttattttagtatttgGCACAAGAATAAATTACATTTCTTTGTAGATTATTTAAGTTAtcgtatgaattattttttacgaATATTATATTGAAGTGAGTATTTTTATGATTGCTTAAATTTGgcacttaaaattatttaaaaagtaaaatggaaattaaaattatgctgCTCCTATTATTTAAGCTGACAActtgtaaagaaaataaaaaatatgatactaatttttatgataaaaaaaataataatattcaataaattatatatttatttttctcttctatcaCTATTCTTAAAATATCACCACATAAGTAAATGAAATTCAGGAAAAGATTTTAATATATGAAGACTTGTggtctaaaaattaaatagccAGGACcatagataaataatttcaaaaacatGCCACACTTCTAGTAGATCATATCctctaatttacattttaagttAAATGTGATCTACAATACGTGAAGAAATTTGGACCAAGacttataaaaggaaaaactaTGATTCAATAATTATGATAGACCAAGTTAAACAAgcattttacacttttttttatctcactaattaatttttaatgaaaaagaaaatactatgCAGGTTAAAATACAATTAGAAATAGACGACATAACAATCTTTTCAATTAATGACAATGAAAATTAGTCTTTTTTCACATATAAGAAGAATgttattttgtgaattaaaaaatggatcaaaattaaatagctaGATAGGAACGAAatagtctttttttatatagattttttaactgaaataatttttaaattagatccttttttctataattgatgtattcatcatttataattttttccttgCTTACTTAATTCTAAACATTTGTAGTCAATGATAAGGAACTTGATATGAAGGTAATGTGGTGACCTATGGTTCAAGTTGAAGAAGTGGGGGGACAATGACATGAACTTGATGGAGTGGCCTATGGACTATGGATGAAGTTGAAGAAGTCAGAGACCTTAATATGGGTGGACTTTGTGGAGTGTCctaaggttgaagatgaaaaaaTGGAGGACCTTGACATGGATTTGATGGAGTAGTCTATGGTTCAAGTTGGAAAAGTGGGGACCTTGATATGGATTTGGTGGAGTGGCCAGTGGTTTCTCTAGGAGAAAatcttgttttcatttcttttattttgaataataaaaatttgatagtttaaaattaattatgggttcaaatttcaagtaatagaatatttgaattttataatgcCAGACTTTTTGTTATATACTTAACACAGGTGTAACAAAAGAACtgatttaaaataatagttaaaatttgaagacgaattaaactaaatttaattacctTTGATGTAAATTactcaaagattaaaaaaattattaatattttcttaagataaatttttcattgatttaagtaattatatacggtaaattaaaataaaaattgtttcttattttagtatttggcacaagaataaattatatttctctaTAGATTGTTTAAGTTATTgtatgaatttgttttttttttagaatattaaattGAACGTgagtatttttatgatattttaaatttgacacttgcaattatttaaaaagtgaaatggaaattaaaattatgtttctccTCTTATTTAAGTTGATATCttgtaaaaaatacaaaatacaataccgatttttttagaaaaaaagttaatattctttttcacacttctttttatataactaagtaatttttatatgataaagaaaataatattcaaatttaaatacaattagAAATACATGATACAACAACCTTTCCAATTGATGACAATtaaatttagtctttttttatatataagagaatattgttttgtgaattgaaaagttgatcaaaattaaatagctaGATTGGAACgagataatcttttttttatatagatttttttaaactgAATTGGTCTTTAAAGTACACCCTTTTtctataattgatttattaaccaattatatttttttttccttgcttgACTTAACTCGCAATAATTGTTGTCAATGACCGAACTTGATATGAAGGTAATGGAGTGACTATGTTTAAAGTTGAAGAAGTCAGACCATAACATGGCTGGACTTTGtggagtgtccaaaggttcaagaTCAACAAATGGAAAACCTTGAGATGGACTTGATGGTGTGAGCTTTGGTTTAGAAgacaaattttcttttacattatttttagtttgaatattgaaaatttgataatttaatattaattatgggTTGGAATATCATGAAATAGaagacttgatttttttttaaatgttggaCTTTTACTGTTTTTGTAACAAAAGTTTAACGAAAggattgattaaataatagttaaaattcaaagtttaatgataccaaattttcatttaagCAGTTCTATagggtaaattaaaataaagtgattcttatttatttttgtaaaaaaaaaaaagctgtaCCAAAaagaatgttatttattttagtattgagcacaagaataaatcatatttctttgttattaattttttttatgaatttagtgtccataggaattttaaaaaaagagatagATACAGTAAATGCATAAATTTTTCGTATTCTAAGAATTAATTCGGGAGAATTGGATAATTAAGTCGATAATTTAAAAAAGCCAGCgtaaaaaaagaagtgaattaaaatgttaaaaaaatattttagtattagtcacaataataaaaaaaacgtaaaaaaataatgaaagtgaaaaaaaggcttaaaatataattgtcgtctttttttaatatgttattttagttttttattttttaattgaaatattttatctcttatttttaaaaaatcttgtaattttagtctttttattttttaattgagaaatttttaaaaaatatgtcattttattccatttgatcaaattcttgtttttaattagaatattttgtcctttaaaagttattttgaagaaaccaagaaatacaataaattttattgattttaataaaataattatttcctaTTCTAAGAATTAAGTCGGAGAATTGGATAATAaagtcaataattaaaaaaagaaacgtcaaaaaaaaaaaaaaagaaagacactTTCATCAGTATAAAGGAAACCGTTCTAAGAagtgaattaaaatattaaaaaagtattttagtatttggcacaataataaaaaaggtaaaaaataatgaaagtgaagaaaaaaaacaggcAGGGCAGCAGTATAAATAATAGAAGTTTGATGATTTATATGCAGAACCAACAACTACACTTGTTTTCTATATATTCTTGTGTGATCATGAATTCCTCCATTTATATTCTTGTCTTTGTCCAGCTTTGGTTGTTGAGCTTACCATGCAGAGAGAGTGTGTGCATCCCAAGTGAGCGTGAGACACTTTTGAAGTTTAAGAATAATCTCATAGATCCTTCCAATAGGCTTTGGTCTTGGAATCATAATCATACCAACTGTTGCCACTGGTATGGAGTCCTCTGCCACAACGTCACTTCCCATCTTCTTCAGCTTCACCTCCACACCTCAGATTCTGCTTTCGAGTATGAATACTATCATGGATTCTACCGTAGATTCGATTTGGAAGCTTATCGGAGATGGATCTTTGGTGGAGAGATAAGTCCTTGTTTGGCTGATTTAAAGCATTTGAATTACTTGGACTTGAGCGGCAATGAATTCCTTGGAAAAGGTATGGCAATTCCTTCTTTCCTTGGGACAATGACTTCCTTGACTCACCTCAACCTCTCTTATACTGGATTCTGGGGGAAGATTCCTCCTCAGATTGGGAATCTCTCAAATTTGGTGTATCTTGCCCTGAGAGATGTTGACAACGGAACAGTACCCTCTCAGATCGGGAATCTCTCTAAGCTTCGATATCTTGACTTGAGCGACAATTATTTCCTTGGAGAAGGTATGGcaattccttctttcctttgtgCAATGACCTCCTTGACTCACCTCGACCTCTCTTATACTCGATTCATGGGGAAGATTCCATCTCAGATTGGTAATCTCTCCAATTTGGTGTATCTTGGCCTTGGAGGTTATTCTGTTGTCGAACCTCTGCTAGCTGAAAATGTAGAATGGGTATCAAGTATGTGGAAGCTTGAATATCTTCATTTGAGTACTGTAGACCTATCCAAAGCATTTCATTGGCTACACACTCTCCAATCTCTTCCTTCTTTGACCCACCTATATTTGTCAGGATGCACACTCCCTCACTATAATGAACCATCCTTGCTCAACTTCTCATCTCTGCAAACTCTCATTCTTTACAATACTAGTTATTCCCCTGCCATTTCTTTTGTCCCCAAGTGGATATTCAAATTGAAGAAACTTGTTTCTCTTCAATTATGGGGTAATGAAATCCAAGGTCCGATTCCTGGCGGTATTCGAAACCTCacacttcttcaaaatctttacTTGTCTGGAAATTCATTCTCATCTTCAATACCTGATTGCTTATATGATCTTCATCGTCTCAAGTTCCTCAACCTAGGGGACAACCACTTGCATGGGACTATTTCTGATGCCCTGggaaatttgacttctcttgttgaacttgattTATCAGGTAATCAACTTGAAGGAAACATTCCAACTTCTTTGGGTAATCTCTGCAACTTAAGGGACATTGATTTCTCAAATCTCAAACTCAACCAACAGGTTAATGAACTTTTAGAAATTCTTGCTCCTTGTATTTCCCATGGACTCACAAGACTTGCAGTTCAGAGTTCACGACTTTCAGGCAATATGACAGATCATATTGGggcttttaaaaatattgtgcGGCTAGATTTTTCCAACAACTCAATTGGTGGTGCTCTTCCTAGATCATTTGGAAAACTTTCATCAATAAGATATCTCAATCTGTCTATTAATAAATTCAGTGGAAATCCATTTGAAAGTCTTGGATCACTCTCTAAATTGTCATCTCTTTATATTGATGGCAATCTTTTTCATGGAGTTGTCAAGGAAGATGATCTTGCAAATCTTACAAGCTTGACGGAGTTTGGTGCATCAGGGAACAATTTCACTTTAAAAGTGGGTCCCAATTGGCGTCCTAATTTTCGGCTTTCCTATTTGGATGTGACATCATGGCAGTTAAGCCCCAACTTTCCATCGTGGATTCAGTCACAAAACAAACTTCAATATGTTGGACTGTCTAACACGGGGATTTTAGATTCTATTCCCACCTGGTTCTGGGAAACACTTTCTCAGATTTTGTATTTAAACCTCTCTCATAATCATATCCATGGTGAGATTGAGACTACATTTAAGAATCCAAAATCCATCCAAACTATTGATCTAAGCTCAAATCACTTGTGTGGTAAATTACCCTATCTTTCAAGTGGTGTGTTTCAGTTAGATCTTTCAAGCAATTCATTCTCTGAATCCATGAATGACTTTTTATGTAATGATCAGGACGAGCCAGTgcaattaaaatttttgaatcTTGCATCAAATAATTTGTCAGGAGAGATACCTGATTGCTGGATGAATTGGACATCTCTtgtgtatgtaaatttacaaaGCAACCATTTTGTTGGGAACTTACCCCAATCCATGGGTTCCTTGGCAGACCTGCAGTCGTTACAAATTCGTAACAACACACTCTCAGGAATATTTCCAACCAGTTTGAAGAAGAATAACCAATTGATATCCTTGGACCTTGGGGAAAATAATCTTTCAGGAACTATTCCAACATGGGTTGGAGAAAAGCTCTTAAATGTGAAAATCCTCCTCCTTCGATCAAACAGTTTTACCGGCCACATTCCAAATGAAATATGTCAGTTGAGTCTTCTTCAGGTTTTAGACCTTGCACAAAACAATTTGTCTGGCAATATACCGAGCTGTTTCAGTAACTTGAGTGCCATGACACTAAAGAACCAAAGTACAGATCCTCGTATCTATTCTCAAGCACAATTTGGTTTGCTTTACACTTCCTGGTATAGCATAGTTAGTGTGCTACTATGGCTGAAAGGAAGAGGAGATGAGTACAGAAACTTTCTGGGTTTGGTAACAATCATTGATCTGTCAAGTAACAAGTTATTAGGGGAAATACCAAGAGAAATCACATATCTAAatggattgaattttttaaacttgTCCCACAACCAATTGATTGGTCATATTCCACAAGGTATAGGTAATATGAGATCATTACAGTCCATTGATTTTTCGAGGAATCAACTTTCTGGTGAAATCCCTCCAACCATTGCAAATTTGAGCTTTCTGAGCATGCTAGACTTGTCTTATAATCATTTGAAGGGAACTATTCCAACAGGAACTCAATTGCAAACCTTTGATGCCTCCAGCTTCATCGGCAACAATCTATGTGGGCCACCACTGCCCATAAACTGCAGCTCCAATGGGAAAACTCATAGTTATGAAGGAAGTGATGGGCATGGAGTGAATTGGTTTTTTGTCAGTATGACAATTGGATTTATTGTGGGATTCTGGATAGTGATTGCTCCTTTGCTGATTTGTAGATCATGGCGGTATgcctattttcatttcctggATCATGTGTGGTTCAAACTTCAATCTTTTCGCTTAGGTAGTATCACTGTTTAGTGTTGCTTAGAATACTCCGAAGTTTTATCATTGTATTGGCAGGTTGATCAATTTGTAGTCATTgctatcttcttctttttttttttttttttttcaaatttgagagccttatttaaattctgtttttggatgtaaaaaGGGAGAGTAGCTGAACGTAAAGAGGGGAAGGATAGGAGGTGTGGGGAAATGGAACTAAGGATAACCAAGTAATTTCAAATGCTTTGGTAGTCTCAATAGCATTTTTGATAGTGACAATAGTagcccatatatatatatataaatgattatatGTGTGATACAACAAAATCCAGGATAGATAAAACAACCCATACCAACTATACAAAGTAcaagtaaattattatttttacatattttgatgCACAATAAATAGCACCAACACAACAATGTTAtatttactaatatattttttaatattaactattttaatacaattaataCTGTTATTTGAACAACATAGAcattatcttcatttttttttccttcaccgTCTTCACCCATCTCCCTTTGTTACtaaaaaatgtaacaattaCAGTAAAAGTTAATTTCTTATGAAACATGCTTCATTtagcttattttaaaaattactgttataacatttttattagatgtaaataaagaagagtaattattttaaaaagaattatataaacATACACTTATTAGTATTGGATATGACTTTATACTCcacataaaacaaattaaataaacgaCACCTGAATCTTTTGTTCATAAATTAAGGGACATGAAAGGTGCAtagatttttctagtagtgtcacAGTCCTACTATTGTACGTATcccactttttctctttttcagaATGATAGATACCACCACGCATATTGTTTCTGGTTCTATACTCCTTTCAGGACAGATTCCTCCATGAACAGTGGTATTTGACTAAAGAGTGTTGTGTAGGTAcgtataaaaaaacaattcgACACGCAAATTTCCAAACAGAGCACTAAAATGGCAAATATTACATACCTGGATataactaaatttgggtttatacAACTGactaataagattttaaaaaacagtTTGCCATTGCAATTTCTACTTGATCATGATTTACTAAACATTT
The Glycine max cultivar Williams 82 chromosome 16, Glycine_max_v4.0, whole genome shotgun sequence genome window above contains:
- the LOC100813892 gene encoding receptor-like protein EIX2, which translates into the protein MKVKKKNRQGSSINNRSLMIYMQNQQLHLFSIYSCVIMNSSIYILVFVQLWLLSLPCRESVCIPSERETLLKFKNNLIDPSNRLWSWNHNHTNCCHWYGVLCHNVTSHLLQLHLHTSDSAFEYEYYHGFYRRFDLEAYRRWIFGGEISPCLADLKHLNYLDLSGNEFLGKGMAIPSFLGTMTSLTHLNLSYTGFWGKIPPQIGNLSNLVYLALRDVDNGTIPSQIGNLSNLVYLGLGGYSVVEPLLAENVEWVSSMWKLEYLHLSNLYLSGCTLPHYNEPSLLNFSSLQTLILYNTSYSPAISFVPKWIFKLKKLVSLQLWGNEIQGPIPGGIRNLTLLQNLYLSGNSFSSSIPDCLYDLHRLKFLNLGDNHLHGTISDALGNLTSLVELDLSGNQLEGNIPTSLGNLCNLRELDFSNNSIGGALPRSFGKLSSIRYLNLSINKFSGNPFESLGSLSKLSSLYIDGNLFHGVVKEDDLANLTSLTEFGASGNNFTLKVGPNWRPNFRLSYLDVTSWQLSPNFPSWIQSQNKLQYVGLSNTGILDSIPTWFWETLSQILYLNLSHNHIHGEIETTFKNPKSIQTIDLSSNHLCGKLPYLSSGVFQLDLSSNSFSESMNDFLCNDQDEPVQLKFLNLASNNLSGEIPDCWMNWTSLVYVNLQSNHFVGNLPQSMGSLADLQSLQIRNNTLSGIFPTSLKKNNQLISLDLGENNLSGTIPTWVGEKLLNVKILLLRSNSFTGHIPNEICQLSLLQVLDLAQNNLSGNIPSCFSNLSAMTLKNQISVLLWLKGRGDEYRNFLGLVTIIDLSSNKLLGEIPREITYLNGLNFLNLSHNQLIGHIPQGIGNMRSLQSIDFSRNQLSGEIPPTIANLSFLSMLDLSYNHLKGTIPTGTQLQTFDASSFIGNNLCGPPLPINCSSNGKTHSYEGSDGHGVNWFFVSMTIGFIVGFWIVIAPLLICRSWRYAYFHFLDHVWFKLQSFRLGSITV